From a region of the Tenggerimyces flavus genome:
- a CDS encoding EcsC family protein: MSEKDSQANRVVDALVQHLLRVGVDGAGKLPSAAEVARRAYAKTGETEASIDRIVSNHSRMAAGGGFVTGLGGFVTLPVALPANVLSFYVLATRMVGSIAAARGYDTTAADVRTAILLTLTGSDATDLLAKAGVAPVSGRVTAIALRRVPPSLLMVVNKGVAFRIVVKLGQKGLARFGRAVPIIGGLIGGVLDVLLIRRIARKAREQFPKNPELAG; the protein is encoded by the coding sequence GTGAGCGAAAAGGACTCCCAGGCCAACCGCGTCGTCGATGCCCTCGTCCAGCACCTGCTGCGGGTAGGCGTGGACGGCGCCGGCAAGCTGCCGTCCGCGGCCGAGGTGGCGCGGCGTGCGTACGCGAAGACGGGCGAGACCGAGGCGTCGATCGACCGGATCGTCTCCAACCACTCCCGGATGGCCGCCGGCGGCGGCTTCGTCACCGGGCTGGGCGGCTTCGTGACGCTCCCGGTCGCGCTGCCGGCGAACGTCCTCAGCTTCTACGTCCTGGCCACCCGAATGGTCGGCTCGATCGCCGCGGCGCGCGGGTACGACACGACGGCGGCGGACGTGCGGACGGCGATCCTGCTCACGCTGACGGGCTCGGACGCGACCGACCTGCTCGCCAAGGCGGGCGTGGCCCCTGTATCCGGCCGCGTCACCGCGATCGCGCTGCGCCGCGTGCCGCCGTCGTTGCTGATGGTCGTGAACAAGGGCGTGGCGTTCCGGATCGTGGTGAAGCTCGGCCAGAAGGGCCTGGCCCGCTTCGGGCGCGCGGTCCCGATCATCGGCGGCCTGATCGGCGGCGTGCTCGACGTGTTGCTGATCCGGCGGATCGCTCGGAAGGCGCGCGAGCAGTTCCCGAAGAACCCCGAGCTAGCCGGCTGA
- a CDS encoding TetR/AcrR family transcriptional regulator C-terminal domain-containing protein — MAMDVEKIVTEAVALLDADGLEGVTLRKLAARLEVKQPSLYWHLPNKAALVNAIAERILDDEFPKLPAQAADQPWQDWLTDLAVRLRRALLAHQDGARIISAAHFSRKMAALSELAIGTLTARGIALHQARLIVLTVEHFTVGHTLAEQSPRPESNEVTGFDLDAFTEQHPMTVASITEYFGPARTVDDLFRDCLDIVVAGAMARSAG; from the coding sequence ATGGCCATGGATGTGGAAAAGATCGTCACCGAAGCGGTCGCGCTGCTGGACGCCGACGGCCTGGAGGGCGTGACGCTGCGCAAGCTCGCCGCGCGGCTGGAGGTCAAGCAGCCGTCCCTCTACTGGCACCTGCCGAACAAGGCGGCGCTCGTCAACGCGATCGCCGAGCGCATCCTCGACGACGAGTTCCCCAAGCTCCCAGCACAGGCCGCGGACCAGCCGTGGCAGGACTGGCTGACCGACCTCGCCGTACGCCTGCGCCGCGCGCTCCTCGCCCACCAGGACGGCGCGCGCATCATCTCCGCCGCGCACTTCTCGAGGAAGATGGCGGCGCTGTCCGAGCTCGCCATCGGCACCCTCACGGCCCGCGGCATCGCCCTGCACCAGGCCCGCCTGATCGTCCTGACCGTGGAGCACTTCACCGTCGGTCACACCCTCGCCGAGCAGTCCCCCCGGCCGGAGAGCAACGAGGTGACCGGCTTCGACCTCGACGCGTTCACCGAGCAGCACCCGATGACGGTGGCCAGCATCACCGAGTACTTCGGCCCGGCGCGCACCGTCGACGACCTGTTCCGCGACTGCCTGGACATCGTCGTCGCAGGCGCAATGGCGCGGTCAGCCGGCTAG
- a CDS encoding quinone oxidoreductase family protein has protein sequence MKAAVLHEVGGVPRYEDFPDPVAGEGEVVIDVRAVAVENVDKAIAAGTHYASSRYVEKLPVIPVFDGIGALPDGTLVGFGGPRLPYGALAEKTVVSREATVPMAEGLDPVAATVLSSAMTGMSIRSAGGFVPGETVLVQGGTGVAGRLAVQVAKLLGAGRVVATGRNAAQLEEVLALGADAVIDTSLPDDELAKAYAAACGDGYDVVLDYLWGRPTEILLRALTPDSFALAKPTRLIQVGELAGSTIALSGEALRTSGVEICGAAKGFTAESMGEAFAQIVEWSRSGSLTFSVERVPLSDIEAAWQRTDLGGRRLVVVL, from the coding sequence ATGAAGGCTGCGGTGTTGCACGAGGTGGGCGGGGTGCCTCGGTACGAGGACTTCCCGGACCCGGTGGCGGGCGAGGGCGAGGTGGTCATCGACGTGCGCGCGGTCGCTGTCGAGAACGTCGACAAGGCGATCGCGGCGGGTACGCACTACGCGAGTTCGCGGTACGTCGAGAAGCTGCCGGTGATCCCGGTGTTCGATGGCATCGGGGCGTTGCCGGACGGGACGCTCGTGGGGTTCGGCGGCCCGCGGCTGCCGTACGGAGCGCTCGCGGAGAAGACGGTGGTGTCGCGGGAGGCGACCGTGCCGATGGCCGAAGGGCTCGATCCGGTCGCCGCGACCGTGCTGAGCTCGGCGATGACGGGCATGTCTATCCGGTCAGCTGGCGGGTTCGTTCCGGGCGAGACCGTGCTGGTGCAGGGCGGTACGGGCGTCGCCGGCCGGCTCGCGGTCCAGGTCGCGAAGCTGCTCGGGGCCGGGCGGGTCGTCGCGACCGGCCGCAACGCTGCGCAGTTGGAGGAGGTGCTCGCCCTCGGTGCGGACGCGGTGATCGACACGTCCTTGCCCGACGACGAGCTGGCGAAGGCGTACGCGGCCGCGTGTGGCGACGGGTACGACGTGGTGCTGGACTATCTCTGGGGACGGCCCACGGAGATTCTCCTTCGTGCGTTGACGCCTGACTCGTTCGCGCTCGCCAAGCCGACCCGGCTGATCCAGGTCGGCGAGCTGGCCGGGTCGACGATCGCCTTGTCCGGCGAGGCGTTGCGTACGTCCGGCGTGGAGATCTGCGGCGCGGCCAAGGGCTTCACCGCGGAGTCGATGGGCGAGGCTTTCGCGCAGATCGTCGAGTGGTCGCGGTCGGGCTCGCTCACGTTCTCGGTCGAACGCGTGCCGCTCAGCGACATCGAGGCCGCGTGGCAGCGGACCGACCTCGGTGGGAGGAGGCTGGTAGTCGTGCTCTAA
- a CDS encoding CatB-related O-acetyltransferase, producing MANIPSPDQLHPMAGVDRVAFLKPQITSEKILVGDYSYYDDPDASTDFESSNVLYAYGPEKLVIGKYCAIASGTRFIMAGANHFTGGVSTFPFGIFGGTWQDDTMDIVMSAPSRGDTVVGNDVWLGYQCLVMPGVTIGDGAIVAAGSVVVSDLPPYTVAGGNPAKPIRQRFDDADVERLLDAAWWDWPVELVTQHARTIMAGTPAEIERIANEHRKS from the coding sequence ATGGCCAACATCCCCAGCCCCGACCAGCTGCATCCGATGGCGGGCGTCGACCGCGTCGCATTCCTCAAGCCGCAGATCACGTCGGAGAAGATCCTCGTCGGCGACTACTCGTACTACGACGATCCCGACGCCTCGACGGACTTCGAGAGCAGCAACGTGCTCTACGCGTACGGGCCGGAGAAGCTCGTCATCGGCAAGTACTGCGCGATCGCGTCCGGCACACGGTTCATCATGGCCGGCGCGAACCACTTCACCGGTGGCGTCTCGACGTTCCCCTTCGGGATCTTCGGCGGTACCTGGCAGGACGACACGATGGACATCGTGATGTCCGCTCCGAGTCGCGGCGACACCGTGGTGGGCAACGACGTCTGGCTCGGCTACCAGTGCCTGGTCATGCCCGGCGTCACCATCGGCGACGGCGCGATCGTGGCCGCCGGCTCGGTCGTGGTCAGCGATCTCCCGCCGTACACGGTCGCCGGCGGCAACCCCGCCAAGCCGATCAGGCAGCGCTTCGACGACGCCGACGTCGAGCGCCTACTCGACGCCGCCTGGTGGGACTGGCCGGTCGAGCTCGTCACCCAGCACGCCCGCACGATCATGGCCGGCACACCCGCCGAGATCGAGCGGATCGCCAACGAGCACAGGAAGAGTTAG
- the abc-f gene encoding ribosomal protection-like ABC-F family protein, with the protein MRSQLTLRHVSKSYADRLVLDDVSLTITPGEHVGIVGENGAGKSTLLRLIAGQEPPDDGELLVAADGVGHLAQIIDLPPETTVLGAIDSALADLRAIERRLQEVGEDQVDEYAELLAAFELRGGYDADARVAAAMHGLGIGDLPHERSMDTLSGGEQSRLALACLIAAASELMLLDEPTNHLDDAALDWLETHLRAHRGTVVAVSHDRTFLERVATALLEIDADRHVVQRYGNGYEGFLKEKAAERQRWEQSYAVWCADLSQQELRAATTARRVGHNHPIKDRNKMDHFGMGQRVQHQVSSRVRNAEERIRRLRADPVPRPPEPLAFTAKLTAEKTDRQLLQANGLRIAGRLEVDDLALEAGDRLLIHGPNGAGKTTLLRVLAGTLVPEDGEVERNASIGVLGQQIEFTDDRRSALATFAGGRPGTREEFAERLLRFGLFRTADLRKPVGTLSVGQRRRLALARVLDENVDLLLLDEPTNHLSPALVEELEAALQTYEGAVVVVTHDRLLRRRFPGPQREMRAGRLAAAA; encoded by the coding sequence ATGCGATCCCAACTCACCTTGCGACACGTCTCGAAGTCCTACGCCGATCGGCTCGTTCTGGACGACGTGTCCCTCACCATCACCCCCGGCGAGCACGTCGGCATCGTCGGCGAGAACGGTGCCGGCAAGTCCACCCTGCTCCGGCTGATCGCCGGGCAGGAACCACCGGACGACGGCGAGCTGCTCGTCGCCGCCGACGGCGTCGGCCACCTCGCGCAGATCATCGACCTGCCACCCGAGACCACGGTTCTAGGCGCGATCGACAGCGCCCTCGCCGACCTGCGGGCGATCGAACGTCGCCTCCAGGAGGTCGGCGAGGACCAGGTCGACGAGTACGCCGAGCTGCTCGCCGCGTTCGAGCTGCGCGGCGGGTACGACGCCGACGCTCGCGTCGCCGCGGCCATGCACGGCCTCGGTATCGGCGACCTCCCCCACGAGCGAAGCATGGACACGCTCTCCGGCGGCGAGCAGTCCCGCCTCGCGCTCGCCTGCCTGATCGCCGCCGCGTCGGAGCTGATGCTGCTCGACGAGCCCACCAACCATCTCGACGACGCTGCCCTCGACTGGCTCGAGACCCACCTGCGCGCACATCGTGGAACGGTCGTGGCGGTCTCGCACGACCGGACGTTCCTCGAACGCGTCGCGACCGCGTTGCTCGAGATCGACGCCGACCGCCATGTGGTCCAGCGCTACGGCAACGGATACGAGGGATTCCTCAAGGAGAAGGCCGCCGAGCGGCAACGCTGGGAGCAGTCGTACGCGGTCTGGTGCGCCGACCTTTCGCAGCAGGAGCTCCGTGCTGCGACCACCGCCCGGCGGGTGGGCCACAATCATCCGATCAAGGACCGCAACAAGATGGACCACTTCGGCATGGGACAGCGCGTACAGCACCAGGTCTCCAGCCGTGTCCGCAATGCCGAGGAACGGATCCGCCGGCTGCGCGCCGATCCCGTACCCAGGCCACCGGAGCCGCTCGCGTTCACCGCGAAGCTGACCGCCGAGAAGACGGACCGCCAACTGCTGCAGGCGAACGGGCTCCGCATCGCCGGACGGCTCGAGGTCGACGACCTTGCGCTGGAAGCCGGCGATCGGCTGCTGATCCACGGACCGAACGGCGCGGGCAAGACGACCTTGCTTCGGGTGCTCGCGGGCACGCTTGTCCCGGAGGACGGCGAGGTCGAGCGGAATGCGTCGATCGGCGTCCTCGGCCAGCAGATCGAGTTCACCGACGACCGCAGGTCGGCGTTGGCGACGTTCGCCGGCGGCAGGCCGGGAACGCGGGAGGAGTTCGCCGAACGCCTGTTGAGATTCGGCCTGTTCCGTACGGCAGACCTGCGCAAACCGGTCGGCACGCTCTCGGTCGGCCAACGCCGGCGGCTCGCGCTCGCGCGGGTCCTCGACGAGAACGTCGACCTGCTGCTGCTCGACGAACCGACCAACCACCTCTCCCCCGCCCTGGTCGAGGAACTGGAGGCCGCCCTGCAGACGTACGAAGGCGCGGTCGTGGTCGTGACCCACGACCGGCTGCTCCGTCGCCGCTTCCCCGGCCCACAACGAGAGATGCGCGCCGGCCGCCTCGCCGCCGCCGCTTGA